In Microbacterium binotii, one DNA window encodes the following:
- a CDS encoding sensor histidine kinase — MKPVPLVLVAAPLAVAVLIAVVLALAGGNGSIVLRMPLATVIVAAGVLVSIVLALLLIVRPVRVRRRSAALAAARAEGAVAERDAHRRFLRRLDHELKNPVTAIRSALAAGEQTPPENLVIASAQAARLGGVVTQLRALSSLETRPIEASRVDLTVIVEEEAAALRDELAARGTRRSVETVLPTVPWPLPTVTGDPDLLAVAVRNLLLNAAKYSAEGARIEVRGTEEPDAVVIEVADTGWGIRAEDLPFVWEELWRAQDARGVDGTGLGLSLVRVVAHRHGGEVSLRSQLGRGTSVRLTLPQSPR; from the coding sequence ATGAAACCCGTGCCGCTGGTGCTCGTCGCCGCTCCGCTGGCCGTCGCCGTGCTCATCGCCGTCGTGCTCGCACTCGCGGGCGGCAACGGATCGATCGTGCTGCGGATGCCGCTGGCCACGGTGATCGTCGCGGCGGGCGTGCTCGTGTCGATCGTGTTGGCGCTCCTGCTGATCGTCCGGCCGGTGCGCGTGCGCCGACGCTCGGCGGCCCTCGCCGCCGCACGCGCCGAGGGCGCGGTGGCCGAACGCGATGCGCACCGGCGGTTCCTGCGCCGGCTCGACCACGAACTCAAGAACCCGGTCACCGCCATCCGTTCGGCGCTCGCCGCGGGTGAGCAGACGCCGCCGGAGAACCTGGTGATCGCCTCGGCGCAGGCCGCGCGACTCGGCGGTGTGGTCACGCAGCTGCGAGCCCTGTCCTCGCTGGAGACCCGACCGATCGAGGCTTCCCGCGTCGACCTGACGGTCATCGTGGAGGAAGAGGCGGCGGCGCTGCGCGACGAACTCGCCGCCCGCGGCACACGTCGCAGTGTCGAGACCGTGCTGCCCACCGTTCCCTGGCCTCTGCCGACCGTGACCGGAGACCCCGACCTGCTCGCGGTCGCCGTGCGCAACCTGCTGCTGAACGCCGCGAAGTACTCCGCCGAGGGCGCCCGCATCGAGGTGCGCGGCACGGAGGAGCCGGACGCCGTCGTCATCGAGGTCGCCGACACCGGGTGGGGGATCCGTGCCGAGGATCTCCCGTTCGTGTGGGAGGAGCTCTGGCGGGCACAGGATGCGCGGGGCGTCGACGGAACGGGCCTCGGCCTCTCCCTCGTGCGCGTGGTCGCGCATCGTCACGGTGGCGAGGTGTCGCTGCGGTCGCAACTCGGGCGCGGAACGAGCGTGCGCCTCACGCTGCCGCAGTCGCCGCGTTGA
- a CDS encoding response regulator transcription factor, which translates to MSDEARTRVLLVDDEEAITSTLAPFLERSGFDVRVEADGQSALDAHAAFAPHIVVSDVLMPRMDGRELVRSLRRADAWTPVIMLTKVDASFERTAALEEGADDYLGKPFDPPELVARIRAVLRRTAGGGKPLTASSQLVSAGLRLDRVARRVQRDGQTLELTPKALTLLEYLMSHPDEVHTREHLLETLWGFEFAVTTRAVDHRIAELRRALGDDAQQPRWIETLPGAGYLFCAPVSAS; encoded by the coding sequence ATGAGCGACGAGGCACGCACCCGCGTGCTGCTCGTGGACGACGAGGAGGCCATCACCTCCACCCTCGCTCCCTTCCTCGAACGCAGCGGATTCGACGTGCGGGTGGAAGCCGACGGACAGAGCGCCCTCGACGCGCACGCCGCCTTCGCGCCGCACATCGTCGTCTCCGACGTGCTCATGCCCCGCATGGACGGGCGCGAACTCGTGCGGAGCCTTCGCCGGGCGGATGCGTGGACGCCGGTCATCATGCTGACGAAGGTGGATGCGTCGTTCGAGCGCACGGCGGCGTTGGAAGAGGGTGCCGACGACTATCTCGGAAAGCCCTTCGACCCGCCGGAGCTCGTGGCCCGCATCCGTGCCGTCCTGCGCCGCACGGCAGGGGGCGGCAAGCCCCTGACGGCGTCGTCGCAACTGGTCAGCGCGGGGCTCCGGTTGGACCGCGTGGCCCGTCGGGTGCAGCGAGACGGGCAGACGCTCGAGCTGACGCCGAAGGCGCTCACGCTGCTGGAGTACCTGATGTCGCATCCGGACGAGGTGCACACGAGGGAGCACCTGCTCGAGACCCTTTGGGGATTCGAGTTCGCCGTCACCACACGCGCCGTCGACCACCGCATCGCGGAACTGCGTCGCGCGCTGGGCGATGACGCCCAGCAGCCGCGCTGGATCGAGACGCTGCCGGGCGCGGGCTACCTCTTCTGCGCACCGGTGAGTGCGTCATGA
- a CDS encoding DUF4190 domain-containing protein, which translates to MSQPPQQYVYVTRPTGGLAITSFVLALLGFNLLAVIFGHVALARIRRSNAGGAGFAIAGLVIGYLTIALIAVLILAAFGIGIWAVNAS; encoded by the coding sequence ATGTCCCAGCCCCCGCAGCAGTACGTCTACGTCACCCGTCCCACCGGTGGGCTCGCGATCACGTCGTTCGTGCTCGCGCTGCTCGGGTTCAACCTGCTCGCGGTGATCTTCGGGCACGTCGCGCTGGCCCGCATCCGCCGCAGCAACGCGGGCGGTGCCGGCTTCGCGATCGCGGGGCTGGTGATCGGCTACCTCACGATCGCCTTGATCGCCGTCCTCATCCTCGCGGCGTTCGGCATCGGCATCTGGGCGGTGAACGCCTCATGA